The Anastrepha ludens isolate Willacy chromosome 2, idAnaLude1.1, whole genome shotgun sequence genome contains a region encoding:
- the LOC128855606 gene encoding phospholipase A1 VesT1.02-like, translating into MKTFYLLTIFALAVTISAFPVEEGRENGENGWYIPQVDGSFVWMTTEEGEELLDAMEQDQGVEDPTYLTLVPVSYYLYTSKNPTTAQKISATNTSISESNFDASNPTRILIHGWLQGYKASMNTAIRDAWLSHGDYNIIVVDWARARLIDYVSSVVAVKPTGVKVASFINYLVQNHSLSLDTTEVIGHSLGAQIAGYTGKNTDDKLHAIVGLDPALPLFSYSKPNKRLNSDDAEYVESIQTDGGQLGFLKPIGKGAFYPNGGKKQPGCGLDLTGACSHARSCTYYAEAVKENNFHSMRCGTYTEAVAKECGTSYSSANMGAVTNAYMVTGDYYVPVHSTAPYGYGS; encoded by the exons ATGAAGACTTTCTACTTGTTGACAATTTTTGCCTTAGCAG TCACAATTTCGGCCTTCCCAGTGGAAGAAGGTCGTGAAAATGGCGAAAATGGCTGGTATATTCCGCAAGTCGATGGCTCTTTCGTCTGGATGACCACTGAAGAGGGTGAAGAACTGCTCGACGCAATGGAACAGGACCAAGGCGTGGAGGATCCTACGTACCTTACTCTTGTACCCGTCTCCTATTACTTGTACACCAGCAAAAATCCCACTACCGCACAGAAAATTTCGGCTACCAATACATCGATTTCGGAATCGAACTTCGATGCTAGCAACCCTACcag AATTTTGATTCACGGTTGGTTGCAAGGTTACAAAGCCAGCATGAATACTGCAATTCGCGATGCTTGGCTGAGCCATGGAGATTATAACATCATCGTCGTAGATTGGGCACGCGCTCGTCTCATTGATTACGTCTCATCTGTTGTGGCTGTTAAACCCACTGGCGTGAAGGTGGCcagttttattaattatttagtgcaAAACCACAGTCTCTCCCTGGACACAACCGAAGTAATCGGACACAGTTTGGGTGCTCAAATTGCCGGTTACACTGGTAAGAATACCGATGATAAGCTTCATGCTATTGTCGGTTTGGATCCCGCTCTACCACTCTTCAGCTACAGCAAACCCAACAAGCGTTTGAATAGTGATGATGCCGAGTATGTTGAGTCTATTCAGACAGACGGTGGTCAATTGGGCTTCTTGAAACCCATTGGTAAAGGTGCTTTCTACCCGAACGGTGGTAAGAAGCAACCTGGTTGTGGCTTGGATTTAACTGGCGCTTGCAGTCACGCTCGCTCTTGCACCTATTACGCTGAGGCTGTGAAAGAGAATAATTTCCACAGCATGCGTTGCGGAACCTACACAGAGGCTGTGGCGAAAGAGTGTGGCACCTCCTACAGTAGTGCGAACATGGGCGCCGTAACTAATGCTTATATGGTGACTGGAGATTACTATGTACCCGTACACAGCACTGCACCATACGGTTATGGATCTTAA